From Neodiprion pinetum isolate iyNeoPine1 chromosome 7, iyNeoPine1.2, whole genome shotgun sequence, a single genomic window includes:
- the Seipin gene encoding seipin isoform X2, producing the protein MVVLRLFRRLEERIFNVQQKTAEGVQTARDAVLRGGIIVMTAVVVIWISVFLYAAFYYAYMPNISHVRPVHLTFESCDEKKGICSFPSAHVQLTKKQQLLMVGQPYKVNLHLEMPESPTNRELGMFMVCAQLRDRDGVLVGNACRSAMLHYRSSLLHILTTLTFSPMMILGSAEEKQNIVLEMFANFEEDQSHPVTDVYVEIQSRFVEFYSATVMINAHLSGLRYIMFHWPILSAILGISTNLFFIALICVLSYLHFIAEDEILDDDFIFEKGEEEVDEEEDDDYKDEKSNTDRNFIFFLFTWKCKAKLPIDHRVN; encoded by the exons ATGGTTGTACTTCGATTGTTTCGCCGGCTGGAAGAGAGGATTTTTAACGTTCAACAAAAGACTGCCGAAGGCGTTCAAACGGCACGCGATGCTGTCCTACGCGGCGGTATCATCGTTATGACAGCGGTTGTTGTTATTTGGATATCTGTATTTTTGTACGCCGCTTTCTACTACGCTTACATGCCGAACATATCTCACGTGCGCCCCGTCCACTTAACATTCGA ATCATGCGACGAAAAGAAAGGGATATGTAGCTTTCCCTCTGCCCATGTTCAGCTGACTAAGAAACAACAGCTCCTGATGGTCGGCCAGCCTTACAAAGTAAATTTGCATTTGGAGATGCCGGAATCGCCGACCAACAGGGAACTCG GAATGTTCATGGTCTGCGCTCAATTGAGGGATCGGGATGGAGTCTTGGTCGGAAATGCTTGCCGTTCAGCCATGCTCCACTATCGCAGTTCTTTGCTGCATATTCTCACTACTTTGACATTCTCACCGATGATGATATTGGGCAGTGCTGAAGAGAAGCAAAATATTGTTCTCGAAATGTTTGCCAATTTTGAGGAAGATCAA AGTCATCCAGTGACAGATGTGTACGTGGAAATACAGTCGCGATTCGTAGAATTCTACTCGGCTACCGTGATGATAAACGCACACTTGTCCGGGCTGCGTTACATCATGTTTCATTGGCCAATATTGTCTGCCATTCTGGGGATCAGTACCAACCTATTTTTTATAGCGTTGATATGCGTTTTATCTTACTTGCACTTTATTGCCGAGGACGAGATACTGGacgatgattttatttttgagaAAGGTGAAgaggaggtggacgaggaggaggatgacGATTACAAGGATGAGAAATCCAATACTGATC gaaactttattttctttttgtttacCTGGAAATGCAAAGCGAAATTACCGATCGATCATCGTGTAAATTGA
- the Seipin gene encoding seipin isoform X3: protein MVVLRLFRRLEERIFNVQQKTAEGVQTARDAVLRGGIIVMTAVVVIWISVFLYAAFYYAYMPNISHVRPVHLTFESCDEKKGICSFPSAHVQLTKKQQLLMVGQPYKVNLHLEMPESPTNRELGMFMVCAQLRDRDGVLVGNACRSAMLHYRSSLLHILTTLTFSPMMILGSAEEKQNIVLEMFANFEEDQSHPVTDVYVEIQSRFVEFYSATVMINAHLSGLRYIMFHWPILSAILGISTNLFFIALICVLSYLHFIAEDEILDDDFIFEKGEEEVDEEEDDDYKDEKSNTDPKLPIDHRVN, encoded by the exons ATGGTTGTACTTCGATTGTTTCGCCGGCTGGAAGAGAGGATTTTTAACGTTCAACAAAAGACTGCCGAAGGCGTTCAAACGGCACGCGATGCTGTCCTACGCGGCGGTATCATCGTTATGACAGCGGTTGTTGTTATTTGGATATCTGTATTTTTGTACGCCGCTTTCTACTACGCTTACATGCCGAACATATCTCACGTGCGCCCCGTCCACTTAACATTCGA ATCATGCGACGAAAAGAAAGGGATATGTAGCTTTCCCTCTGCCCATGTTCAGCTGACTAAGAAACAACAGCTCCTGATGGTCGGCCAGCCTTACAAAGTAAATTTGCATTTGGAGATGCCGGAATCGCCGACCAACAGGGAACTCG GAATGTTCATGGTCTGCGCTCAATTGAGGGATCGGGATGGAGTCTTGGTCGGAAATGCTTGCCGTTCAGCCATGCTCCACTATCGCAGTTCTTTGCTGCATATTCTCACTACTTTGACATTCTCACCGATGATGATATTGGGCAGTGCTGAAGAGAAGCAAAATATTGTTCTCGAAATGTTTGCCAATTTTGAGGAAGATCAA AGTCATCCAGTGACAGATGTGTACGTGGAAATACAGTCGCGATTCGTAGAATTCTACTCGGCTACCGTGATGATAAACGCACACTTGTCCGGGCTGCGTTACATCATGTTTCATTGGCCAATATTGTCTGCCATTCTGGGGATCAGTACCAACCTATTTTTTATAGCGTTGATATGCGTTTTATCTTACTTGCACTTTATTGCCGAGGACGAGATACTGGacgatgattttatttttgagaAAGGTGAAgaggaggtggacgaggaggaggatgacGATTACAAGGATGAGAAATCCAATACTGATC CGAAATTACCGATCGATCATCGTGTAAATTGA
- the Seipin gene encoding seipin isoform X1, with amino-acid sequence MVVLRLFRRLEERIFNVQQKTAEGVQTARDAVLRGGIIVMTAVVVIWISVFLYAAFYYAYMPNISHVRPVHLTFESCDEKKGICSFPSAHVQLTKKQQLLMVGQPYKVNLHLEMPESPTNRELGMFMVCAQLRDRDGVLVGNACRSAMLHYRSSLLHILTTLTFSPMMILGSAEEKQNIVLEMFANFEEDQSHPVTDVYVEIQSRFVEFYSATVMINAHLSGLRYIMFHWPILSAILGISTNLFFIALICVLSYLHFIAEDEILDDDFIFEKGEEEVDEEEDDDYKDEKSNTDLSSDTSSQGDTSMLEEIPKRKKEEGSSTAAATLRVEMIT; translated from the exons ATGGTTGTACTTCGATTGTTTCGCCGGCTGGAAGAGAGGATTTTTAACGTTCAACAAAAGACTGCCGAAGGCGTTCAAACGGCACGCGATGCTGTCCTACGCGGCGGTATCATCGTTATGACAGCGGTTGTTGTTATTTGGATATCTGTATTTTTGTACGCCGCTTTCTACTACGCTTACATGCCGAACATATCTCACGTGCGCCCCGTCCACTTAACATTCGA ATCATGCGACGAAAAGAAAGGGATATGTAGCTTTCCCTCTGCCCATGTTCAGCTGACTAAGAAACAACAGCTCCTGATGGTCGGCCAGCCTTACAAAGTAAATTTGCATTTGGAGATGCCGGAATCGCCGACCAACAGGGAACTCG GAATGTTCATGGTCTGCGCTCAATTGAGGGATCGGGATGGAGTCTTGGTCGGAAATGCTTGCCGTTCAGCCATGCTCCACTATCGCAGTTCTTTGCTGCATATTCTCACTACTTTGACATTCTCACCGATGATGATATTGGGCAGTGCTGAAGAGAAGCAAAATATTGTTCTCGAAATGTTTGCCAATTTTGAGGAAGATCAA AGTCATCCAGTGACAGATGTGTACGTGGAAATACAGTCGCGATTCGTAGAATTCTACTCGGCTACCGTGATGATAAACGCACACTTGTCCGGGCTGCGTTACATCATGTTTCATTGGCCAATATTGTCTGCCATTCTGGGGATCAGTACCAACCTATTTTTTATAGCGTTGATATGCGTTTTATCTTACTTGCACTTTATTGCCGAGGACGAGATACTGGacgatgattttatttttgagaAAGGTGAAgaggaggtggacgaggaggaggatgacGATTACAAGGATGAGAAATCCAATACTGATC TGTCTTCAGATACTTCGTCGCAAGGAGATACTTCGATGCTTGAAGAAATTCCAAAGCGTAAAAAAGAAGAGGGCTCGAGCACAGCTGCTGCGACTTTGCGAGTTGAAATGATCACGTAA